GTCTGCTGATGTGTCATGCCAATACTGATGGGCCTTTTACCCTAAACTGAATATTGACAAGTCAAAGTCATCCACCATCTTTGacatacatgcataaaaaaTCTTAGCCAAACATTATTTTCCTTAGTCATTTTAGATGTTCATGTAAAGCTGCAATTGAAatagcaaaaatgaaatgtttagactcaaacaacaaaacaacacaaaacaaaacaaaaaaacaagacaaaaaagtaatctggatgagaaccatgtagactcaaaaACATGCTCATTCCACTTTTTTTGTCTAAATGGTCTTCACTTAAATTGACCCCCAGCAATTTTGCTTATTGCATCTTTAATTGTTCAATTATGTGTTTCTGTAATGAATTAACGTTCCCTTTAAAGCCTTACTAGGCAagtttttatgtcaaaatgtcacggtctatcagcctaaatcaTGAGGTTTGGCTCCAGTCATcccacaatattgatatcagtGTATTCGGACAaagatattgtgacatttgatttcATGACTTCGGATTTTGTCCATGCCATCCAGCCATACTTTAAGAGCTGCTAAACCAGCTGAAAGAATTTTATTAGTCTAGGTTTCAATGGAGAATTTTATGTTCCATtgtggtctaaatgctgtttcaggctaaatgttgtttttgaggCTTTTCTTCCATGCCAAGATTAAGAGGAACTCTGggtatttgtaatttttttggtgaaaatgatcaaatttcaaaatactgAATGTGGGCATGAGTTCAGACTAAAAATATAGCTATCAGCAGTATTGGTCAAACACTGCATGGAATGGGCTGCGTTGATTGGAGCTTGGAAATGGGAGAtaatagtttttatttgtttccagTGTATAATAACACAGAGAAATGAAGTGTGTGGACTCAATGGGAACCAGATGGACGGGCTTCATACCACACACAGGGCGCTGGCACCGGGTCTCATCCCGGCTCAAAGCCACATCTGGATCACTCTATCCCACCTCTTCCATTAGGACGATCTCCCAGATGAGCTCACGACACAGCCCGGCCTAACGGACGCCAGGCCACAGACGGAGTTAcaggagtctctctctctctctctctctctctatgtctaagtctattgctctctctctttctcactgtctctctctatctctgccagcttttttctctctgcaaaACGACCTCTGTTTAAATCTGTCTCCATGGTGCTTTCTATCTCTCACAGACTTTTCCtacatttgtctctctctgctcatcaCCAAAATCTATGttcatctctcatctctctccaaGTCTCTTTGTGTCCCTTCCAAAGTCTCTCTGTCGGCTTTTCTTActcagtgttttccttttcccccTGTATCTGTTGCTCAGTGTCTCTCATTCGCAACATCCCTGTCTGTATTAGAGTGCGGATGGGGCCAcgtatttttgtctgaacccaacCCCAGCCTGAGGGCACAGTAACTGAGCCCCACCCGAACCCGACAGGCattcttgtctttgtgtccGAACCTGACCCGAGCccaagattttgcttgtccaCTGATTTAACCTTGGTTAAATTTtccgcctgaaatagcctacatgttgccttcagtgtcatcacgtaaactccagcaatatacaggaagttgcccagaacagacagtaggtccatcatttttcactgaaataacaccAACGTGACCAAAGCTAATCCAAAcccgaacataatttctaaatatttgtccGAACCCGGCCCGACCCATCGGGACCTAAGAAGCAACAAAGCGTTGATTATATGGTGGCAGTAGCCCAAAGGTTAGAGCTGCAGGCGTCCACTGGTTTAAATCTCCTGCTCCCTAAATAAACACTGCTGAGTTGCCCTTTAGCAAGGTAGAAGACCGTTTAGCAAGGTAGAAGACGGTGGCTGTACTGGGTAGCTTTGAATGAAAGGAAATAATTGAATATGAAGTGTGGTCtttgctgcaaaataaaaccagatgaagaaaaaaaatgaaagaaaggctatattgtataaaataaaagaagttGTCTACCTGCCAGCGCCAGCAGAAGTTCTCCCAAGCACTTCTGATACAAATCCAGTGCATCATTATCATCTAATCCACTCTCCTCCTGGAATGGAAAGAGGACAACATTATTTCACACCTTACCATACATGCTACTAATAGATCCAGTCATGCTGTCCAAGCACTTTCAGGATTCATCTAACTCTTCAGCAAGGCTACAAGACTGCTAACAGCATGAATTTGATCAACACTTACCAATATAAACTCAGTAAACAGCCGACCGAGCTAAATATGTAACAGTCTACACGACAAACGCCATGGCAGACgagcaaaaatgcaaaatagatGTTTTAGATTTGGTTCACCAGTGATCTGAAAATATGTGGTCTGGCCGGGAGTCTAGGAGTGGGGGACGAGTGTGTGCCctgctgctgtgctttttttctgtttttccagctTCGCCCTGCCTTTCTCTGTGCATCAGCACTAACCCCGTCTAACCTTAGCTATGGCAGTAGAGGCCAGCTCCAGGGCAGCCAGCAGCCGTGGCTGGTCTCGAGACATTTCTGCAAGtaggaggaaaacaacaagggTTACTTTTGGAAACCTTTACCAGACTAAACTAATCTCTACCAGACATGTGTATGAAACAGCACTAGTCTAGATGACTGATTACATTGTTAGGTCTTTCTCTACTATGCATGTTTACTTTGCTGCTGGAAAATATGTAATAATTGTGAAATCAGTATTGAGGTTGATTGTTAAATAAttcataatatttatttgaggGTGGCACAGTGGTCTGGCAGCTCAAGAGAACACCCTTTAACCAGGTTCAAGAACCCACCCTACTCAAATGTCCTTGGACATTGGGGATCAACAAATAATCatattatttcttcttcttcacatgCAAGAATTTAGAAAGACTAACATTTTTTCATGACTAATTCATACTGACTACTGGATATCTCCTTCTTTCACCAGTACTAAGGAAGGCGTGCACAGCTTTGCATGCCTTGTGTGCACACTTTGTGCTTCGGTTTTTGatgtattattatgtatttacaGCATCATTTTTACTAGCGATCTATTGACTTCTAGTTACCATCATTTTACAGACAGATCTCTAGATTAGTGCAGTGAAAAGTGACGCCCACTGACAATATTTGGTCACTATTTGGTatcatgtaaacaaaaaagacTTTGATTATGAGGAACTTAAACGATGATTACTATCCAGCGGGATTATTTTTGGTCTGTAGCCCACTTTGAATTTAGGCTCTTAGCCCTCTATGGATGTCACTAGATACTAACTACTGGGGCCTGATCTGGGTGATGCATTTGATCTGACATGCACTGTGGACATAACATCTCCCTTGTTCTTTTCAGAAAGATTTATTACAAGACCTAGGCTGAGATAGAGCAAGAAACTTTTTAAGTAACCAACCAGTCAACAGGAATTGAAGTGTGACACAGGGcataatatataatacaaaTGATCAGAGTCAGTTGCCTTGTGTATTTCTGCTCTGTCCGTCTCTACCTAGACCAGATCTTTACAGGATGATGCACATAATACAATTTTCatcacacaatttaaaaaagccCTTGTGACATAAAAACTCATATGTCCCCACAGGAGGAAgagtaacaaagaaaaaaaaaatctattgttTACCAACCAACTGCTACTTCTCTGTCAATTTTAAATTTGGCTAAAACAGACTTACAGCCCGTGTTTGATGCAaattctcaatatttttttcataattagAAACAATACACCTCCACAGTAATTTAAGGAAGTAATTCTGTAATAATATCATCCAATGCAGATCATTCATCATATCGTTAACATGCAATAGAAAGAATTACACTACGCGGGCTGTCCTGTAATACTACTCCCATCCAAACAGAGCTAATGCCTACATATGGTGGCTTTTTGCACTGAGTTGTGTTTGTTACCTCGCAGGACGTCCCTGGCGGTCCGAGCCTCCTCAAAGCTCAGTCTGTTGTCTGAGGCCACCAGGGCTTTTAGCTCCTCGGCTCTGGACACATACTGACTGACCTGCGGGAAGTTCTTTCACATTGACTCAACTTAATCACATCAACCATGCCATATGCTCTCCATCCACACCATATGGTTTTCATAGAGGAGAATTCATTCCAAGTGAAAGCCACTGGAGTGTAAAAAAGaccaattgaaaaaaaaagtaatccaaATGTGAATGGCGGGAGTGTTTTTAGGCCTACCTTTTGCCTGAGGGCGTCTTTGCGTAGACGGTCTGTCTCGTCTGGGAGGGGCACAGAGAGgagatattttggttttatGTTCAGTGAGTTTACTTTGTCAGTTTATTGTGGTGGAACAAAGGAAGTGCATTGTTAAAGGGCTTAGCcaatgagagaaaatgagcGTGGTTGTTGCTCTTACAGTGAATGGCGGGGACAAAGTGCTCCAGGGCACTGCAGTAAAGGGACAGTGCGGCGTGCCTCTGCCCCTCCTGGTCCTTCTGAACAGCCTGAAGGACCAGCTCCTTCtgcagagaggaaacaggaacTGGCATCACTGAATACCAACTACTGTGACTCCCTATCacttatgcatgcatgcagtgcaCTCATGCGTGAATGCACTTGTGGGCGAGGCATGAACACAAACCTGCAAGCACGTCGTGCAAAtgctccatcacacacacacagacatatacacagagtaggcacaaacatttttaaagtaaCACTCCCACCTTTTTGGCAAAACACcccttttctgacttacccagactgagacaaaatgttcgatatcattttcattaacttcattaacttctcctaaaagaacacgtttttaaaaaaaatccaggaaatgtatttcaaatacacatgatacaatGTGTATATAAAACAGCGTGGGAGTTGCTCTAaggtcatttctttctctttgacagAACAAGGCttacgactcccatagacttcaggtctttatgctaagctaacgtaaaatgctactcataggaaatgaaccactggatgtacagaggtgaaaatggtatcgaacatcttgtctcagtcaggGTAAGCTGGAAAAAGGGTGTTTAGCCCAAAACATTGAGAGTATTCCTTTGAAgctgttttgtcatttaattaaaaataaaacaaaaaataataataatataatttcatttatgATTTCATGAGCTTTAATGAAGGCTACTGCACCAGACTGCAGCTTTCATGtggcaagaaaaaaacctcCAGATTCATGTTGCCTTATGCAGAATTccctctgaaaaaaataaatgctttgacCACTGAAATCTTTTgctttctgtgatgtcacattttaaaatacagtCACTGGAAAGGGCCAGCAAAATctcatccattcatccaggtGGGCTTTCTTAAAGTATTTTCTAGAGCGGCATGTTGGTAGGTAGCTGTAATTTATTAGTCTTGTCTCGTCACTTTACGGCTCCTTTGAACATATTAGTTAGTTTGCTGCATCGCGCCTTCCTTTCTTAATCAATTTCTGCTCCCcaattccttttcttttttttttttttttttgtttacatgtgaCTCTAAAATGTGCCTTTAAGTCATTAGTtgactgtgtgtggctgttggcagcagtgtgtgcagaCTGTGAGTCAATCTGCCTGACACTCAGGGAGCAGACAGTGGGGTCGGTCGAATCTTTTGTTTAGGTTGGTACCTAATTGGACcactaaaacatgaaaatttgaTGCTGGGCTCGGTGTGTGTAGTTTTCATACAGAAATCCTTGCCACACTGCTGTGAAACAGCTTTTCATCACTTACCGCTTTCCCCAGGCTCTCTGCACTCGGCATGTGCTCCAGATCAACAAAGGGGTGGGAAAAGAACTGTGTGAAGGTGAGCCGGGCATCTGGATTTCTCTCCAGCAGCCGCATCAGAAGGTCCCTGCAGTCCCTGGATACCCTGGCCCCTGGAGGGAGCTGATACACAAAACATGACCTTATAATACTGCGCTAAATCCATTGGGAAGTGGATGACAGGCTGTTTCCAAGGACCTTGGACTTTGACATTAGTactttttgtcaaaacatgacctCATAACTCGCACGCAAATCCCTAGGTAATGGACAGTCTGTCGCTAAGTTTCAAGTGCAACATGCAAATGCCAACAACAGCTCTCCCTCCGTCAAAAGCAAAAAGGACATCAAAGCCGGTAATGAAGTGATTCCTTTGCATTGTGTGATGAGGCAGGACAGCTAAATGACAATACAAGAAGCTCATTTCTTTACCATAAATGGCTCCTCACCACCCCATTCAAAATTTCAAGTTTTTCTCTAAATGTTCCATTTTTTAAAGTGATGTACAATTATCTTCACCATACATGAACCACCAGAATGCACACGCTCATGTCCCTTATGAaaaagtcacatgtgaaaagctGCATGTGATGTCAAAATGCACGTGCTTTTTATAAACAGCATATAGAATTTCATGCTGCattccaaaataacattttatttcagagtTTTTACTTCAGAGGGgaaaatttcatgtttttagatgttttttccACATATGAATATTTTCAACACAAACTTTTTACCGCCATAACCTATGGCAATGTGTGTTTCACAGGTGGGAATGTAACTTCACCTACAAATAGACAGTTCACAGGAGTGAAAATTTTACATGCTAATATATGAGTCCAAAACACCCATGTGCTTTGATCATATGACTATTTTGGAAGAGGTATGCAGCAAGGTAATCAGAGTGCAGATGCACAgctatgtgtgtgcattatgctTTTCTCCCTGACATCGCATTCGTTTACATGTTTGAATAATCCCTCTCTACATTTTGTCCCACTCCAACATCCTGTTATAGCAGGGGACAGATAAAGCCAAAGGTGTAAGATGCCACTTCATGGGGTCTTTTAACAATCTTTTCATGGTGGGGAGGTCACTGGACGGGggtttgttttcagctgagCACTTCAGTTGCACATTCCCTCATATAAGTAGAAATTAGTCGACTACAGTTATACTGTGAAAGTTTGCCACCTAGTGGTTTTATGATAACACATCTAATCACAGTGAGAAAATGCTGTAATTGGTCTGAAAGATTtttctcttggttttattggtgCTCAACTCATGTAGCAGATCTGATgtattttgttctattttatttGACGTGTTTTGGTCTACTTTTGTTCAGTTTGAGGATAAAGACAACTTGCTTGttataaggcaaaaaaaaaaaaatgtttatgtctATTTCTGAACAAATACAaaagggtgaggaggagggcatGCATGTTTGGAGCGAATGAAACCACACAAACTTCCAAACTATCTGTTAACACCAAAGTGTTGGCACTGTCACAGTGTTGTTTAAACTGACacagtcactgaaaaaaatacttaaatcGTGCATTGACCTAGTCACTACAGTTTGCAAATCTCAAAGCTACTTCCTGGAATATCAATATCCTGCAAACTAACATTGAGCAGGCTAGTTCTTCACTGAATTTTAATGTACTGCTTGGCATACAACTGCACGGGTCTGTGAGGAATCTGTGAAGCTTGAATTGTGCGAACTGTAATTCCCCTAAACACAGTGCAGGGTTACTGTGAAAAACTGACATCTAGCACTTCCCAAAAAGAATATTTGTCATTTGGTGGATGTTTCCAACTAAAGTACCTGACAATGGCATGAGTTCAGACATTTTTAGCAAAGGTTCCCACACTGACAGTGTTAAAATTTTGCTCTACAGGAcctaaacaataaaataaagcattgTTTTAGAGCAGAGATGTCAGCGATATGGCCCCCGGGCCAAATCTGACCTGTGAGTACATCTCATCTAGCCCCCAAGATATTTtggaggaaaaggggaaaaaacaaacattttttaaaatcaaaatactATTTTTAGAGCATCAATGAGTCATTCACATGTTTCAGCGGGACAGCCGACTGTCTCAGTCCAGCATGTCCGCTGAGAAAGGAAACAGCTATTTGGCAAATCTCACCTCAATGGGTTTGTTGCTGCGGATCTTCTCCTCCAGTTCAGCGTACGATCTTGAGGCAAATGGTGCTCGCCCAAACAGAGCTTCTACAACGCATACAAACAGTGTTGGGTAGTTTACTCTTACAGGATAATCTGCACTGTTTAGAGATTACCCGTCAATCAGTTACAAGACCTTTACAAGACTTTCTATTTAAGGGCTGTATATAGTTCATGCCAAATGcgtatgttttaaaatgtttttagtgGTTAAAGAGTCAAGGAAGCTAAAAGAAACAAGTACATTAGTACAGACTTtatgagagaaaatgtttttgtagtctgaaaatataattcaagtttaatacataaataattttaCCCAGTTGAGTGCCAACTTGATGAGTTTTCACTGTAAGGAATCATAAACTGTGGTAAAATACTCATTTTAATTGTCAACAGAAAGGACAAAAAAGCATCCCCCACAAAAAAAGGACTCACCATAGAGAATGACTCCCACAGACCAAAGGTCTACCCTGGAATCATACTGCCGTCGACAGACCATCTCAGGGGCCATGTAGAGAGGAGAGCCTCTCAGGACGCTCTGCTCGTCCCATGGCGACATATACTGGGCAAAGCCAAAGTCTGAGAACAAATCAGAGTGTAAATATCACTTATAATACTGTGAAAGGTCACAGCAGGAATAGAATTATAGGAATGAACTGACTCTACCAACTGAGCTGTACAAGACCTGTTTATACTGAATAAAGCAGAGCACACATGAGCAAAACATTAAACAGAATTTCACGTGCTCTGATTGAAAAGTGCAAAATGAAGAGTTGTTTGAAGCCAGATGTATCAGAGCAGTTTGAAAACCCTTTTTATACTGTGAATACAGGACATTAACCCAAAACGGCAGACAAAACAGTTTTGTCCTGCACATGTACGAGCACATTAGTGTGGCAGTGATTCAATTGTTCTGGTATCTGGCACATTGCTTAGATGATCTCAACTATATGctaatgtgcgtgtgtgtttgtgtgttagtcGGCATGAGTTCACCTGCTAGTTTGAGGACAGAGCCACTGAGCAGAATATTCTGCGGTTTCAGGTCCAGGTGTGAAATGTTTCGCTCATGAAGGAACTGGAGGGCACAGGCTGTTTGCacacgcacaaatacacaaacacaatgacacaaacagaaaaatggcaATCAGCAATCACCTCAGCTGAGGTAACAATAATGGTGACAAGAAATAACAAGAGTCAGCCAGCCACATGCAGTCTTACAGTATGGACAGAGCACAAACCTGTGTTGAATCACCAAAAATGATCTAATGTATTTTCCACACATTTCCCAGAGCTGTGGTGGACTCTGACAATAATCTCCTCTCAAGGGGAGTGAATTCTCTTTCAGGTTTCAAACCGTGAGTCCTGTGAGCAGCCTGATGATAGACAGCCCAGCTACCAACCACAAGTAAAGCAAATGGGACAGAGGATAATAATTCTAATGAGCTCAACTGCTTTCTCCAGCTGATTTACAGGTGCACATGAAAGAAATGAGCGCAAAACCCCCTTAGCACATAAGAAAAACCTCACACACAGTAAGCAAAGAAGTCATTGACCTATAGCCCACGCTGATGTAGTGTTTTCTGTGAATCAGCTGCAGGTGTTGGAAGTGCACATCCTGTGTGCATTGGCTATTTTTTAATACCAGCTGCATGCGAGCACCAGTCTCTCTGTTAGTCGTGACCCCCTCCGTTGACTTATAGTTTTTTTGTGGTCACTTTTCCACCAGAAGGCACTTTGGCACTCAGCACATGCCCTAAGCCTGCGGTCAACTATAATCCCTCAGTGCATTGCTGCAATGTGACTGCAAAAGTTAGGTTTTGTTTTAACTGATCCatcatgtgaaaaaaatacTACTCAAGTGGCAAATGTCTGGGGTGTACATTATAATAATGTGGTGTGTTGCAGCAATAATTCTCAATAGGGTATTCTTAATGTAAATGTGATTGCACCCTGTACCTAATGCATCACTGAAGTCATAAATGCAGTTATAAAGGAACATGCTCTTGGATGTTATGACTGTACAAAACAGTGACCAATGCATGACCTAAATGTGTTCTACAAAGTACTATCAAAATGTATT
This DNA window, taken from Myripristis murdjan chromosome 3, fMyrMur1.1, whole genome shotgun sequence, encodes the following:
- the ulk3 gene encoding serine/threonine-protein kinase ULK3, with the protein product MASSFAPPKLADYILTERLGSGTYATVYKAYSKGDSREVVAVKVVGKKSLNKASMENLLTEIEILKAVRHPHIVQLKDFQWDAENIYLILEWCSGGDLSRFIRSRRILPERVARRFLQQIACALQFLHERNISHLDLKPQNILLSGSVLKLADFGFAQYMSPWDEQSVLRGSPLYMAPEMVCRRQYDSRVDLWSVGVILYEALFGRAPFASRSYAELEEKIRSNKPIELPPGARVSRDCRDLLMRLLERNPDARLTFTQFFSHPFVDLEHMPSAESLGKAKELVLQAVQKDQEGQRHAALSLYCSALEHFVPAIHYETDRLRKDALRQKVSQYVSRAEELKALVASDNRLSFEEARTARDVLREMSRDQPRLLAALELASTAIAKEESGLDDNDALDLYQKCLGELLLALAAEPQGRRRELLHNEIKSLMTRAEYLKENIKMQETQKDVSLDREPLSESVRSSCCLQ